In Nicotiana tabacum cultivar K326 chromosome 10, ASM71507v2, whole genome shotgun sequence, the DNA window TAAGAAatatgattccaaaagttgtaattttaaaccctttcaaattgttttgagccttttgatattctttctttctaaccctatccaaaagcccacattacggtccaaagaaagaccttctgattagTCTTCGAGAGAGGCCAAGTTGAGTAAGTAGAGGCAATTcgtgtcaggggcaacactccattCTGAGCagggaaatgaaaaatgagagagtcttattagtgaaaaccctcacgggcactgtaaggcgatggaAAGTTgacagaaataaaaaatgagagagtcttattggtgaaaaccctcatgggcatcctaaggcgacagtgagttgagagataaataaatgagagaggtttgttggtgaaaacacttcagggcactgcaagtcaAATAAGGTTGTTGACTTGGCAAGAGAGTTAGATTATGCGAACCCCGGGCATAAAGGTGTGAAGATTGAAAGAAGATTGTTTGAATaggctgggctgattaatccgaaatgcatgtcatgatcattggtaccggtCGTTCCACTCAGATgagtctcttttccttttcccctcTCAAACAGTCATCCAATTCTGGATTTTCTTTTATTCCTAACTCTCAAAGTCAtcgcatttcatttcttttgggtttatttctctaaggttTTTTCAATGTCAGCCTTGTAtaagcaagtaagaaaggatttcaaagattactaccaacttccaaattgcacaaagcaaagtgcggCCAAAGCATACCTGAAATAGCATGATGCAAAAGTGAAAATAAGGTGTTAATGAAAGTTCAAACGGTCAAGGGGTTTATGATTTTTTTGGAAGATATAGAGGTTCAAATTGGAGGGACAAAAATGTAAAACGACGGGTTGAGtgtagaacactcgggtcattcaGGGTCCTGCGTTTGAGATTCAGTCAGAAAGGTAAACAATTTTTGGCCAGTTCAAGGCAGACAGTCAAAGCAAAGCACGGCAGCGAGAgggccaccttcagcaagaatcccgcaaactaaccaccacattttttaaactgacaagatttttctttgattgaaacaggggcagaaaattttgtttgtttcggagaaacccttcGTAAGGAAAGCAAGTACTAAATAGGTTTGACCGTAAGTTCTCAAGACTGTCCTAgactaggggtgggcattcggtacTTCGGTTTGGTAttaagaatttcggttcggtatttcggtattcgatttatcaattgtatataccaaataccgtaccaaagtaaTTCGGTACAGTTCGGTAAATCTTAGTTTAGTTCGGTACTGTTTCGGTATGGTTTCGGTTTGATACATATAAATTTGTCACGTACTGCTAACTGCTATGTTCTAAGAGCCTTAGCAAGTTAAAATAAAATCGAAGTGCATTCCTAATTAAGGAAAATCTTTCCGTTCATTTCTCGTAAGTAATGTTGCTATTATACACTTGAGACATTGTGAAAGGAATCGAAGGACCTACTGGCTAAAACCAGTAAAAGAAAAGATAATGACTAATTGTAATTGTAATAAGAATATGCAAGGAAAGAttctgactaaaaggaaaatcttTCCGGAATGAATCAAATGTAAAGGCATCAACATTCAGCACCAATAAACCAAACATGGACTACAAAATCATACTGAACTATGAGCAGCAACCCAGCAGTAGAAATTTTAATTCAAACTTACACTTTACGCAGATGAATCATGCTACCACTAATGAGTAGCAGCAGCATTAAACACAATGCAACAAAAACACATAGACAAACCTGCCAAACAGAATTCAAGTTTACACTTTAAGTAATAATAACTAAAGTGTCACAAGCTCACAAGTCACAGCAACAACATTATGCAAAGTTTGCAAAACAACTGGCTACTGCCATTCTGCAGAACATAAAGTTGTAAGTTTAACTAATAAGCAGGCAAGTAGCAACAAAATCAACTTAGTCTTGAATACGGATTTCTGGAAGTGTTCCCAAACATGAGAGCGTACTTTAGGAGCACGGGGCATGATTGAACTTGAACctaaaaaagaagataaaatcacaagttagaatatattttttttgatgaTAAAAGAACAAAACTACAAAAGTATATCACCAAACAAATAGAGTAGTCAACTCACCACTCAAGTTGCAACTATACATCAAAGTGATCAAATAATGGTAGTAGTGCTTCCATTATTTTCCATATCTAAAGATAATTCGACCAAATACGTCATATAAATAAACAAGTGTAATATATTATTTTGAActaaaatacacaaaaaaaatTAAAGCTTACCAAGCTCAAGTTCCTCAAGATACTTCAAGTCTTCTTCAACACTAATAGGATTCTTCTCTTCTCTAAACCAATCTTGAACACAAATAAGAGTTTGCACCCATttaggagtcaatgaactcctaaatgaatcaagaatacgACCATCGGTGCTAAACACACATTCCGACGCTACACTAGAAATTGGAATGGCCAACACAtcacgagccaactctgaaagaATAGGAAATCTAGGAGCATGTGTTATCtatacaaaattaaaacaaatacaaACAGTCAAACACAAATTGAGACTAGAGTTGGGTTTAGATCTTTTTACAAACAGTCAAacacaaattaaaacaaataCAGACAGTCAAACAATCACACAAATAATCTGCTATAATCGCTCTCCCTCTTATTAATCCTAATAAATTATTTACTTTTCTCTAATTTGTAAATTTAAAGTATTTTGGAAGCATCAAGATTCGAGTGTGTGTCACAGATTTTAATTTCTTTAGTGCTAATGTAACCCCAAAAATGATAACGCTATTCTCGTGAATATATGCACCTCCATCTTTTTAGTTATTATATCAATTAATGTTTCCTTCATTTTTCTAAAAGAAATCACAGGACTTACATGTTGTAAATCATGAGGTATAACCATTTCAGATACACACTTGTTTATCACATAGCTTAGCTTTTAGGCTTATCTAAAAGGATCAACACAAGAAAATAAACTATTGGTTACAAAATACAAAGTTATaaactgaagattgaagaatgaaaAAGTTGTAAACCTGTTGAAGAGTTGAAGATTGAATAATGAAGGTAAAAAAATGAGGAAACAAGAAGTCACGCTTGAGAGACGTCGGCATCGAGGTTGTGAAGTCGTTTTGCAGTCACAGTACTCGCAGTCGCACACTCGCACTCGTAGCCACAAGGTCACACAGCCGATCTGTTCTCTCACTTAATTGAGAGAAACCTAATTTTAAATCTAGTCCTTAGAAACAAGGGAAAGAGATGGACTTGGGCAATTGGGCTTAGTCTTGAGTTACTGGGCTAGAAGTAAACTTAAAATTTTGAGCTGGAAGCACATATATaaatttggtatttcggtataccgaattATCAATGTCTTAATACCGAGAACCATACTGTTATACCAAAATACCAAAAATTTAGTACCGAattataccgaaataccgaaaaaacgaaatcgaaataccaaattaattcggtCCAGTTCGGAATTCGGTTTTTTGGATTTTATGCTCACCCTTATCCTGGACAATGGGACTTAGTTAAAATCCAAAACATTCATGAGTAAAAAGACCTAGCATAAGCTCTACTTTGAgaaaatataagttggttttgaagttttcattcttagTACAAGACTCAACTGGAAATTTTCAGGattctcctggataatgggatttagttttaagaccttcatagataacaagatttagcagaagtcataccttcaggaaatataatttagctttaaaattgtcATTAGTTAGGAGTTTCAGGAcattcctggataatgggatctagcttttaaAATTCTTTGAGGTTTtctggtaacatgattcaattaacactcatagATGTGCCTAGctaccaaattggggcagaaaatttcatttgttttgtcGATTTTGTTGAAAtctggcacccacctggagaacaagagaagaCAACACGAGTTTTAAGAATGGAGGACGACTCAGGTTCAAACAATCAgcaacccacctggagaaacaagggaagacagttcaaaggaaaagcagTCGCAAGAGGGAgtagttcaagtttggcaatcagtagcccacctggagaacaaagggaaaacaaatcaagttcCAAGGAAA includes these proteins:
- the LOC107763019 gene encoding uncharacterized protein LOC107763019, which encodes MPTSLKRDFLFPHFFTFIIQSSTLQQITHAPRFPILSELARDVLAIPISSVASECVFSTDGRILDSFRSSLTPKWVQTLICVQDWFREEKNPISVEEDLKYLEELELDMENNGSTTTII